From a single Nocardioides panacis genomic region:
- the aceE gene encoding pyruvate dehydrogenase (acetyl-transferring), homodimeric type: MSQPGAPSTRAVGRPQVIHEGLPTQLPDIDPDETKEWLESFDSMVDDRGRSRARYVMLRLLERAREQNVGVPALRSTDYINTIPPEREPWFPGDEDIERRIRAFLRWNAAVTVSTANRKGLEVGGHIATYQSSASLYEVGFNHFFRGKNHEGGGDQIYIQGHASPGIYARAFLEGRLNETQLSRFRQEVQHGVGEGLSSYPHPRLMPDFWEFPTVSMGLTALNAIYQARFNRYMQNRGIKDTSQQHVWAFLGDGEMGEPESLGAIGVAAREELDNLTFVVNCNLQQLDGPVRGNGKIIQELESTFRGAGWNVIKVVWGREWDDLLARDVDGVLVNKMNSTPDGQFQTYSVESGDYIRNNFFGGDPRLRKMVEHMTDEQIVKLPRGGHDYRKVYSAFDAATKHVGQPTVILAHTIKGWTIDALEGKNATHQMKKLTKSDLKKFRDRLYLPISDKEIDESEIAPFFHPGKDSPEIEYMLERRHALGGSIPKREVRAKLLKLPGDEVYSELKAGSGKQAIATTMALVRLLRDLMKDKEIGQRIVPIAPDEYRTFGMDGMFPTAKVYNPMGQRYESVDRNMLLAYKESAQGQMLHEGISEAGAMASATAAGSAYATHGEHMIPFYLFYSMFGFQRTGDSIWAMADQLAKGFLIGATAGRTTLTGEGLQHADGHSPLLAATNPAVVHYDPAMAYELSHIVQDGLRRMYGGTEKDPDGESVIYYLTVYNEPTVQPKEPDDLDVEGLLRGIYHVATPPPVQGEKVPRVQLLASGVGFPWITEAAKLLAEDWGVAADTWSVTSWNELSRDAVACEEWNLLHPSEPAKVPYITDKLKEAEGPVVAVSDYMRAVQNQIAKWVPGDFHALGADGFGFADTRPAARRFFHIDAQSVVVQALAALAQRGEVKPEVVQEAFDKYRIDDPTAVRGVKQEGGDA, translated from the coding sequence ATGTCGCAGCCCGGCGCTCCCTCGACCCGCGCCGTCGGGCGTCCCCAGGTGATCCACGAGGGGCTGCCCACGCAGCTCCCGGACATCGATCCCGACGAGACCAAGGAGTGGCTCGAGTCGTTCGACTCGATGGTCGACGACCGCGGCCGCAGCCGCGCGCGCTACGTGATGCTCCGCCTGCTGGAGCGAGCCCGCGAGCAGAACGTCGGCGTGCCCGCCCTGCGCAGCACGGACTACATCAACACGATCCCGCCCGAGCGTGAGCCGTGGTTCCCCGGCGACGAGGACATCGAGCGCCGGATCCGCGCCTTCCTGCGCTGGAACGCCGCCGTCACCGTGTCGACCGCGAACCGCAAGGGCCTCGAGGTCGGCGGTCACATCGCGACGTACCAGTCCTCGGCCTCGCTCTACGAGGTCGGCTTCAACCACTTCTTCAGGGGCAAGAACCACGAGGGCGGTGGCGACCAGATCTACATCCAGGGCCACGCCTCCCCCGGCATCTACGCCCGGGCGTTCCTCGAGGGCCGGCTCAACGAGACGCAGCTGTCCCGGTTCCGCCAGGAGGTGCAGCACGGCGTCGGCGAGGGCCTCTCGTCGTACCCGCACCCGCGGCTGATGCCGGACTTCTGGGAGTTCCCGACCGTGTCGATGGGCCTCACCGCCCTGAACGCGATCTACCAGGCCCGGTTCAACCGGTACATGCAGAACCGTGGGATCAAGGACACCAGCCAGCAGCACGTCTGGGCGTTCCTGGGCGACGGCGAGATGGGCGAGCCCGAGTCGCTGGGCGCCATCGGCGTCGCGGCCCGTGAGGAGCTCGACAACCTCACCTTCGTCGTGAACTGCAACCTGCAGCAGCTCGACGGCCCGGTGCGCGGCAACGGCAAGATCATCCAGGAGCTCGAGTCGACCTTCCGGGGCGCGGGCTGGAACGTCATCAAGGTCGTCTGGGGCCGCGAGTGGGACGACCTCCTGGCCCGCGACGTCGACGGCGTGCTGGTCAACAAGATGAACAGCACCCCGGACGGGCAGTTCCAGACCTACTCGGTCGAGAGCGGCGACTACATCCGCAACAACTTCTTCGGCGGCGACCCGCGGCTGCGCAAGATGGTCGAGCACATGACCGACGAGCAGATCGTGAAGCTGCCCCGTGGCGGCCACGACTACCGCAAGGTCTACTCGGCGTTCGACGCGGCGACCAAGCACGTCGGCCAGCCGACCGTGATCCTGGCGCACACCATCAAGGGCTGGACGATCGACGCCCTCGAGGGCAAGAACGCCACGCACCAGATGAAGAAGCTCACCAAGTCCGACCTCAAGAAGTTCCGCGACCGGCTGTACCTGCCGATCAGCGACAAGGAGATCGACGAGTCGGAGATCGCGCCGTTCTTCCACCCCGGCAAGGACTCCCCGGAGATCGAGTACATGCTCGAGCGCCGGCACGCCCTCGGCGGGTCGATCCCGAAGCGCGAGGTGCGCGCCAAGCTGCTCAAGCTGCCCGGCGACGAGGTGTACTCCGAGCTCAAGGCCGGCTCGGGCAAGCAGGCCATCGCCACCACGATGGCGCTGGTCCGGCTGCTCCGCGACCTGATGAAGGACAAGGAGATCGGCCAGCGCATCGTGCCGATCGCGCCGGACGAGTACCGCACGTTCGGCATGGACGGCATGTTCCCGACGGCCAAGGTCTACAACCCGATGGGCCAGCGCTACGAGTCCGTCGACCGCAACATGCTGCTGGCCTACAAGGAGTCCGCGCAGGGCCAGATGCTGCACGAGGGCATCTCCGAGGCGGGCGCGATGGCGTCCGCGACGGCAGCCGGCTCGGCGTACGCCACGCACGGCGAGCACATGATCCCGTTCTACCTGTTCTACTCGATGTTCGGCTTCCAGCGCACCGGTGACTCGATCTGGGCGATGGCCGACCAGTTGGCCAAGGGCTTCCTGATCGGCGCCACCGCGGGCCGCACCACGCTGACCGGCGAGGGGCTGCAGCACGCCGACGGCCACTCCCCGCTGCTCGCGGCGACCAACCCGGCGGTCGTGCACTACGACCCCGCGATGGCCTACGAGCTGAGCCACATCGTCCAGGACGGTCTGCGGCGGATGTACGGCGGCACCGAGAAGGACCCGGACGGCGAGAGCGTCATCTACTACCTGACGGTCTACAACGAGCCGACCGTGCAGCCCAAGGAGCCCGACGACCTCGACGTCGAGGGCCTGCTGCGCGGCATCTACCACGTGGCGACTCCCCCGCCGGTGCAGGGCGAGAAGGTCCCGCGGGTGCAGCTGCTCGCCTCCGGCGTGGGCTTCCCGTGGATCACCGAGGCGGCGAAGCTGCTGGCCGAGGACTGGGGCGTGGCGGCCGACACGTGGTCGGTGACGTCGTGGAACGAGCTGAGCCGCGACGCCGTGGCGTGCGAGGAGTGGAACCTCCTGCACCCCTCGGAGCCGGCCAAGGTCCCCTACATCACCGACAAGCTCAAGGAGGCCGAGGGGCCCGTCGTGGCGGTGAGCGACTACATGCGCGCCGTGCAGAACCAGATCGCCAAGTGGGTCCCCGGCGACTTCCACGCCCTCGGCGCGGACGGCTTCGGCTTCGCGGACACCCGTCCCGCGGCCCGCCGGTTCTTCCACATCGACGCCCAGTCGGTCGTCGTCCAGGCCCTCGCGGCCCTCGCCCAGCGCGGCGAGGTCAAGCCCGAGGTGGTCCAGGAGGCCTTCGACAAGTACCGCATCGACGACCCGACCGCCGTACGCGGCGTCAAGCAGGAGGGCGGCGACGCCTAG
- a CDS encoding alpha/beta fold hydrolase, with protein sequence MPKPIEVQYLTIHGHKRAYVKVGTGPALLLLHGLGCDHTTWLPVIAALSRRYTVIAPDLLGHGRSAKPRADYSVGGYANGMRDLLTVLGVDKVTVVGHSFGGGVAMQFAYQFPERTERMILVAPGGLGAEVTPAIRAITLPFFHQAMGVVTLPGVRHLTTAGLRALAASGLPQARDLDEVAMIVDSFKDPRARRAIRHVVSAVVDWRGQIVTMVDRAYLTQAMPMCVIWGTEDAVIPVKHAGIASEFAPGATVEVIANAGHFPHKDHPQRFVKIVDEFIRAHPAAAYHRGRWRSLLKNGRQVPVPTAVTPVRQAEIA encoded by the coding sequence ATGCCCAAGCCCATCGAGGTCCAGTACCTCACCATCCACGGGCACAAGCGTGCGTACGTCAAGGTCGGCACCGGACCGGCGCTGCTGCTGCTGCACGGCCTCGGCTGCGACCACACCACCTGGCTGCCGGTGATCGCCGCGCTCTCGCGCCGCTACACCGTGATCGCCCCGGACCTGCTGGGGCACGGCAGGTCGGCCAAGCCGCGCGCGGACTACAGCGTGGGCGGCTACGCCAACGGCATGCGGGACCTGCTCACGGTCCTGGGCGTGGACAAGGTCACCGTGGTCGGGCACAGCTTCGGCGGCGGCGTCGCGATGCAGTTCGCCTACCAGTTCCCCGAGCGCACCGAGCGGATGATCCTGGTCGCCCCCGGCGGCCTCGGCGCCGAGGTGACGCCGGCGATCCGGGCGATCACGCTGCCGTTCTTCCACCAGGCGATGGGGGTCGTCACCCTGCCCGGCGTGCGCCACCTGACCACGGCGGGGCTGCGTGCCCTGGCCGCGTCCGGGCTGCCGCAGGCCCGTGACCTCGACGAGGTCGCGATGATCGTGGACTCCTTCAAGGACCCCCGCGCCCGACGGGCCATCCGGCACGTGGTGTCCGCGGTGGTGGACTGGCGCGGCCAGATCGTCACCATGGTGGACCGGGCCTACCTCACCCAGGCGATGCCGATGTGCGTGATATGGGGGACCGAGGACGCGGTGATCCCGGTCAAGCACGCGGGGATCGCATCGGAGTTCGCGCCCGGCGCCACCGTCGAGGTGATCGCGAACGCCGGCCACTTCCCGCACAAGGACCACCCGCAGCGCTTCGTGAAGATCGTCGACGAGTTCATCCGGGCGCACCCGGCTGCGGCGTACCACCGCGGCCGCTGGCGGTCGCTGCTCAAGAACGGCCGGCAGGTCCCGGTGCCCACGGCGGTCACCCCTGTCCGCCAGGCCGAGATCGCCTGA
- a CDS encoding PucR family transcriptional regulator — protein MSGSSERDREQIARRLQRSVGALATSTVTRMERDMPWFRRMSAEDRSWIGLIVQAGITSFVEWYREPDGSAPVTAEVFGVAPRALTGVVSLHQTVEMVRLTIEVVEENVTEAVGEADADSVRYSIVRYAREVAFATAEVYARAAEMRGAWDARLEALVVDSVLRAEADETVRSRASALGWESKGAVIVVLGRVPDGESAGRARESLIDDVRRSARHLGLDALCAMQGDRMVVVLGGVDNPDKAGAAVADHFGDGPVVVGPVVPDLVHASISARAATAGLRAAPGWPDAPRPVTSDDLLPERALSGDGHARRQLVQEVYLPLAAAGSATIETVSSFLDHGGSIEGTARAMFVHANTVRYRLRRAAEVTGLTTNDPRHAYTYRVALTLGRLAPPDSTTPPSV, from the coding sequence ATGAGCGGCAGCAGCGAACGCGACCGGGAGCAGATCGCCCGGCGGCTGCAGCGCTCCGTCGGTGCCCTGGCGACCTCCACGGTCACCCGGATGGAGCGGGACATGCCGTGGTTCCGCCGGATGTCGGCCGAGGACCGGTCCTGGATCGGGTTGATCGTGCAGGCCGGCATCACCTCGTTCGTGGAGTGGTACCGCGAACCCGACGGCTCCGCCCCGGTCACCGCCGAGGTCTTCGGGGTGGCACCGCGGGCCCTGACCGGAGTTGTGAGCCTCCACCAAACCGTCGAGATGGTGCGGCTGACCATCGAGGTGGTCGAGGAGAACGTCACCGAGGCGGTCGGGGAGGCCGACGCCGACTCCGTGCGGTACTCGATCGTCCGGTACGCACGGGAGGTCGCGTTCGCCACCGCGGAGGTGTACGCCCGGGCCGCGGAGATGCGGGGCGCGTGGGACGCGCGGCTCGAGGCGCTGGTCGTGGACAGCGTGCTGCGCGCCGAGGCGGACGAGACGGTCCGGTCCCGGGCGAGCGCGCTCGGCTGGGAGTCCAAGGGCGCCGTGATCGTGGTGCTCGGCCGCGTCCCCGACGGCGAGTCCGCCGGCCGGGCCCGCGAGTCCCTCATCGACGACGTACGACGCTCCGCGCGGCACCTCGGGCTGGACGCGCTGTGCGCCATGCAGGGCGACCGGATGGTGGTCGTTCTGGGCGGAGTGGACAACCCGGACAAGGCGGGAGCGGCGGTGGCGGACCACTTCGGGGACGGGCCGGTGGTCGTCGGGCCGGTCGTGCCGGACCTCGTGCACGCGAGCATCTCGGCCCGGGCCGCGACCGCGGGCCTGCGGGCCGCCCCGGGCTGGCCGGACGCCCCGCGCCCGGTGACGAGCGACGACCTGCTGCCCGAGCGGGCGCTGTCCGGCGACGGCCACGCCCGCCGCCAGCTGGTCCAGGAGGTCTACCTCCCGCTCGCCGCGGCGGGCTCGGCGACCATCGAGACGGTGTCGTCGTTCCTGGACCACGGGGGCTCGATCGAGGGCACCGCGCGGGCGATGTTCGTGCACGCCAACACCGTCCGCTACCGGCTCCGGCGGGCCGCCGAGGTGACCGGCCTGACCACCAACGACCCCCGGCACGCCTACACCTACCGGGTGGCGCTGACCCTCGGCCGGCTGGCCCCGCCGGACTCGACGACACCGCCGTCGGTGTAA
- a CDS encoding acyltransferase domain-containing protein, with product MLAIVAPGQGAQTPGFLTPWVENPVFRDRLTWLSAVAGLDLVHYGTEADADTIRDTAVAQPLLVASGLLAALELFPHPADAFDQVGAVAGHSVGELTAAAGARAITAEQAMVLVRQRGNAMAAAAQQTPTSMTAVLGGDRDEVLAKLEQHGLTAANDNGPGQIVAAGTVEQLAAFAEDPPAKARLVPLSVAGAFHTQHMGPAVEVLAGLARSVSTHDARIPLISNRDGQVVHDGREVLKRIVTQISSPVRWDLCMETMLDLGVTGMLEMPPAGTLTGIARRAMKGVETFALKTPDQLDDARAFIEKHGGRTHLDTNPTWRMLVAPAKGTFHQTADLPEGSSIAPDTRVGAVQGRQDETAITAPYGGTIVEWLVEDGDLVSPGQPLIRLHPEGVNA from the coding sequence GTGCTCGCCATCGTTGCTCCCGGCCAAGGTGCCCAGACCCCCGGCTTCCTGACCCCCTGGGTCGAGAACCCGGTCTTCCGCGACCGGCTGACCTGGCTCTCCGCGGTCGCCGGCCTCGATCTCGTCCACTACGGCACGGAGGCCGACGCGGACACGATCCGCGACACCGCGGTGGCCCAGCCGCTGCTGGTCGCCTCCGGCCTGCTGGCCGCGCTCGAGCTGTTCCCGCACCCGGCCGACGCGTTCGACCAGGTCGGCGCGGTCGCCGGGCACAGCGTCGGCGAGCTCACCGCGGCGGCCGGCGCCCGCGCGATCACCGCCGAGCAGGCCATGGTGCTGGTCCGCCAGCGCGGCAACGCGATGGCGGCGGCCGCGCAGCAGACCCCGACCAGCATGACCGCGGTGCTGGGCGGCGACCGCGACGAGGTGCTCGCCAAGCTCGAGCAGCACGGGCTGACCGCGGCCAACGACAACGGCCCCGGCCAGATCGTCGCGGCCGGCACCGTCGAGCAGCTCGCGGCGTTCGCCGAGGACCCGCCGGCCAAGGCCCGCCTGGTCCCGCTGTCGGTCGCCGGCGCGTTCCACACCCAGCACATGGGGCCCGCGGTCGAGGTGCTCGCCGGCCTGGCCCGCTCGGTGTCGACCCACGACGCGCGGATCCCGCTGATCTCCAACCGGGACGGCCAGGTCGTGCACGACGGCCGCGAGGTGCTCAAGCGCATCGTCACCCAGATCAGCTCGCCGGTCCGCTGGGACCTCTGCATGGAGACGATGCTCGACCTCGGCGTCACCGGGATGCTCGAGATGCCGCCGGCCGGCACCCTGACCGGCATCGCCCGGCGGGCGATGAAGGGCGTCGAGACGTTCGCGCTGAAGACCCCCGACCAGCTCGACGACGCCCGCGCGTTCATCGAGAAGCACGGCGGGCGGACGCACCTGGACACCAACCCGACCTGGCGGATGCTCGTCGCCCCCGCGAAGGGCACCTTCCACCAGACCGCCGACCTGCCCGAGGGCAGCTCGATCGCGCCGGACACCCGGGTCGGCGCCGTGCAGGGCCGGCAGGACGAGACCGCGATCACCGCGCCGTACGGCGGCACGATCGTGGAGTGGCTCGTCGAGGACGGCGACCTCGTCTCCCCTGGCCAGCCGTTGATCCGCCTGCACCCGGAAGGGGTGAACGCATGA
- a CDS encoding beta-ketoacyl-ACP synthase III gives MTTLNPSVGAAQSRILGIGTYRPERIVPNSELVEAIDSSDEWIQQRSGIKERRFAGPEETVQMMSVAASRQALERAGIDAAQIDCVVVATVSHMLQTPAIATAIAHELGTDKAPAFDISAACAGFCHGLALGSDMVRAGSAKHVLVIGVERLTDITSLNDRGTAFIFADGAGAAVIGPSEEVGIGPVVWGSDGEQYDLIRQDEDWRDVLVQEKPTMPHLIMQGAAVFRWASFAMAKIAEATLDKAGITVDDLDVFVPHQANMRIIDAMARSMKLPAHVQIARDIAEQGNTSAASIPLALGRMIDEGTAKSGDTALLIAFGAGLAYAAQVVVLP, from the coding sequence ATGACCACGCTCAACCCGTCCGTCGGCGCCGCACAGTCACGGATCCTCGGGATCGGCACCTACCGTCCCGAGCGCATCGTCCCGAACTCCGAGCTCGTCGAGGCCATCGACTCCAGCGACGAGTGGATCCAGCAGCGCTCGGGCATCAAGGAGCGCCGCTTCGCGGGTCCCGAGGAGACCGTGCAGATGATGTCGGTCGCCGCCTCCCGCCAGGCGCTGGAGCGGGCCGGCATCGACGCCGCGCAGATCGACTGCGTCGTCGTGGCGACCGTCTCCCACATGCTGCAGACCCCGGCGATCGCCACCGCGATCGCGCACGAGCTCGGCACCGACAAGGCGCCGGCCTTCGACATCTCCGCGGCCTGCGCGGGCTTCTGCCACGGCCTCGCGCTGGGCTCTGACATGGTCCGGGCCGGCAGCGCCAAGCACGTGCTGGTGATCGGCGTCGAGCGGCTCACCGACATCACCAGCCTCAACGACCGCGGGACGGCGTTCATCTTCGCCGACGGCGCGGGCGCGGCCGTGATCGGTCCCTCCGAGGAGGTCGGCATCGGCCCGGTCGTCTGGGGCTCCGACGGCGAGCAGTACGACCTGATCCGTCAGGACGAGGACTGGCGCGACGTGCTGGTCCAGGAGAAGCCGACCATGCCGCACCTGATCATGCAGGGCGCCGCGGTGTTCCGCTGGGCGTCGTTCGCGATGGCCAAGATCGCCGAGGCCACCCTGGACAAGGCCGGGATCACCGTCGACGACCTCGACGTGTTCGTGCCGCACCAGGCGAACATGCGGATCATCGACGCGATGGCCCGCTCCATGAAGCTCCCCGCGCACGTCCAGATCGCCCGGGACATCGCCGAGCAGGGCAACACCTCGGCGGCCTCCATCCCGCTGGCGCTCGGCCGGATGATCGACGAGGGCACCGCCAAGAGCGGTGACACCGCGCTGCTGATCGCCTTCGGCGCCGGCCTGGCGTACGCCGCGCAGGTCGTCGTCCTCCCGTAG
- a CDS encoding acyl carrier protein: MATTEEIRSDLAEIVNEVAGIPADDVQMDKSFVDDLDVDSLSMVEVVVAAEEKFDVKIPDDEVKNLKTVGDAVAFIERAQNG, encoded by the coding sequence ATGGCAACCACTGAGGAAATCCGCTCCGACCTCGCCGAGATCGTCAACGAGGTCGCCGGCATTCCCGCCGACGACGTCCAGATGGACAAGTCGTTCGTCGACGACCTCGACGTCGACTCGCTGTCCATGGTCGAGGTCGTCGTGGCCGCCGAGGAGAAGTTCGACGTCAAGATCCCCGACGACGAGGTCAAGAACCTCAAGACCGTCGGCGACGCCGTGGCCTTCATCGAGCGCGCCCAGAACGGCTGA
- a CDS encoding beta-ketoacyl-[acyl-carrier-protein] synthase family protein: protein MSATRVVVTGLGTTSPVGGDVPSTWAALLAGQSGVKTLPYDWADQIPVKIAGVAAVEPTEVLERVKARRLDRSTQFALVAAMEAWKDAGLDVSPPDPERTGVALPSGIGGVQTLLQNYDVLKEKGYRRVSPLAVPMLMPNAPAANVGLYVNAKGPVQSPVSACASGNEGVALGVDQIRLGRADVVVVGGTEAAIHPLPMAAFGQMMALSKREGDPTTVSRPWDVGRDGFVLGEGAAVLILESEEHALARGARIYAEVKGAGLTDDSHDIAQPDPAGRGGARAIARCLLESDLSATDIRHINAHATSTPQGDIAEGLMIHATLGSHWDQVVVTSTKSMTGHLLGGAGALESLATVLAVYHRVVPPTINLDDQDPAVELDIATKPRDLPAGDFAALNNSFGFGGSNVAVAFATA, encoded by the coding sequence ATGAGCGCCACACGCGTCGTCGTGACCGGACTCGGCACGACCTCCCCCGTCGGCGGGGACGTCCCCAGCACCTGGGCCGCCCTGCTCGCCGGCCAGTCCGGCGTCAAGACGCTGCCCTACGACTGGGCCGACCAGATCCCGGTGAAGATCGCCGGCGTCGCCGCGGTCGAGCCCACCGAGGTCCTCGAGCGGGTCAAGGCACGCCGCCTCGACCGCTCCACCCAGTTCGCGCTCGTGGCCGCCATGGAGGCCTGGAAGGACGCCGGCCTCGACGTCTCCCCGCCCGACCCGGAGCGCACCGGCGTCGCGCTGCCCTCGGGCATCGGCGGCGTGCAGACGCTGCTGCAGAACTACGACGTGCTCAAGGAGAAGGGCTACCGCCGCGTCTCCCCGCTCGCGGTCCCGATGCTGATGCCGAACGCGCCGGCCGCGAACGTCGGCCTCTACGTCAACGCCAAGGGCCCCGTGCAGAGCCCGGTCTCGGCCTGCGCGTCGGGCAACGAGGGCGTCGCGCTCGGCGTGGACCAGATCCGGCTGGGCCGCGCGGACGTGGTCGTCGTCGGCGGCACCGAGGCCGCGATCCACCCGCTGCCGATGGCCGCCTTCGGCCAGATGATGGCGCTGTCCAAGCGTGAGGGCGACCCGACCACGGTGTCCCGCCCCTGGGACGTGGGCCGCGACGGGTTCGTGCTCGGCGAGGGCGCGGCCGTGCTGATCCTCGAGTCCGAGGAGCACGCCTTGGCGCGCGGCGCGAGGATCTACGCCGAGGTGAAGGGCGCGGGCCTGACCGACGACTCCCACGACATCGCGCAGCCCGACCCCGCGGGCCGGGGCGGCGCCCGGGCGATCGCCCGCTGCCTGCTGGAGAGCGACCTGTCGGCCACCGACATCCGACACATCAACGCGCACGCCACGTCGACCCCGCAGGGCGACATCGCCGAGGGCCTGATGATCCACGCCACCCTCGGCTCGCACTGGGACCAGGTCGTGGTCACCAGCACCAAGTCGATGACCGGCCACCTGCTCGGCGGTGCCGGGGCGCTCGAGTCGCTGGCCACCGTGCTCGCGGTCTACCACCGGGTCGTCCCGCCGACGATCAACCTCGACGACCAGGACCCCGCCGTGGAGCTCGACATCGCCACCAAGCCGCGCGACCTGCCGGCCGGCGACTTCGCGGCGCTGAACAACTCCTTCGGCTTCGGTGGCTCCAACGTCGCCGTCGCCTTCGCCACCGCCTGA
- a CDS encoding acyl-CoA carboxylase subunit beta: MTQAPAAPVAKPAKLPREQDPRNPNFRLAALFDEGTLELITPDDGSGMLAAVGKVAGTHVVAFCSDATVMGGAMGEVGCKVVVHAYQRALADQAPIVGLWHSGGARLAEGVLSLHAVGEIFHAMTQASGKVPQISVVLGPAAGGAAYGPALTDLVILGPEGRIFVTGPDVVRSVTGEDVDMLRLGGPEPHGRRSGVVHILTESEQEAIDRARTVATLLGAQGTLDVSAVEDVDLSQMLPESKKRAYDVHPLVEAILDRGTTQEVHAKWAPNIVTALGRFGGRSVGVIANNPLRLGGCLDSLSAEKASRFVRMCDAFGVPLIVVVDVPGYLPGVGQEWDGVVRRGAKLLHAFGEAVVPRVTLVTRKTYGGAYIAMNSRSLGATKVFAWPGAEVAVMGAVAAIRILHRRKLLEVAPDIRPQVEAELAAEHERIAGGVEKAVEIGVVDEVVEPSATRTALARAIAGAGLVHRGAHGNIPL; this comes from the coding sequence ATGACCCAGGCGCCGGCGGCACCTGTCGCCAAGCCCGCCAAGCTCCCCCGCGAGCAGGACCCCCGCAACCCGAACTTCCGGCTCGCGGCCCTGTTCGACGAGGGCACGCTCGAGCTGATCACCCCCGACGACGGCAGCGGCATGCTGGCCGCCGTCGGCAAGGTGGCCGGCACGCACGTGGTGGCGTTCTGCTCCGACGCCACGGTGATGGGCGGCGCGATGGGCGAGGTCGGCTGCAAGGTCGTCGTGCACGCCTACCAGCGCGCCCTCGCCGACCAGGCCCCGATCGTCGGCCTGTGGCACTCCGGGGGCGCCCGGCTGGCCGAGGGCGTGCTGTCGCTGCACGCCGTCGGTGAGATCTTCCACGCGATGACCCAGGCCTCCGGCAAGGTCCCGCAGATCTCCGTCGTGCTCGGCCCCGCGGCCGGCGGCGCTGCCTACGGCCCGGCGCTGACCGACCTGGTGATCCTCGGCCCGGAGGGCCGGATCTTCGTCACCGGCCCCGACGTGGTCCGCTCCGTCACCGGCGAGGACGTCGACATGCTCCGCCTCGGCGGACCGGAGCCGCACGGCCGCCGCTCGGGCGTCGTGCACATCCTCACCGAGTCCGAGCAGGAGGCCATCGACCGGGCCCGCACGGTCGCGACGCTGCTCGGCGCGCAGGGCACGCTCGACGTGTCCGCGGTCGAGGACGTGGACCTCTCGCAGATGCTGCCGGAGTCCAAGAAGCGGGCGTACGACGTGCACCCGCTCGTCGAGGCGATCCTGGACCGGGGCACCACCCAGGAGGTGCACGCCAAGTGGGCGCCGAACATCGTCACGGCGCTCGGCCGGTTCGGCGGTCGCAGCGTCGGCGTGATCGCCAACAACCCGCTGCGCCTCGGGGGCTGCCTGGACTCGCTGTCCGCCGAGAAGGCGTCCCGGTTCGTGCGGATGTGCGACGCGTTCGGCGTGCCGCTGATCGTCGTGGTCGACGTACCCGGCTACCTTCCCGGCGTCGGCCAGGAGTGGGACGGCGTCGTACGACGCGGGGCGAAGCTGCTGCACGCGTTCGGCGAGGCCGTCGTGCCGCGGGTCACGCTGGTGACGCGCAAGACCTACGGCGGCGCCTACATCGCGATGAACTCCCGCTCGCTCGGCGCCACCAAGGTGTTCGCGTGGCCGGGGGCCGAGGTGGCCGTGATGGGTGCGGTCGCCGCGATCCGGATCCTGCACCGCCGCAAGCTGCTCGAGGTCGCGCCGGACATCCGCCCGCAGGTCGAGGCCGAGCTGGCCGCCGAGCACGAGCGGATCGCCGGCGGCGTCGAGAAGGCCGTGGAGATCGGCGTGGTCGACGAGGTCGTGGAGCCCTCGGCCACCCGCACCGCGCTGGCCAGGGCGATCGCCGGCGCCGGCCTCGTGCACCGCGGGGCGCACGGCAACATCCCGCTCTGA